One part of the Rutidosis leptorrhynchoides isolate AG116_Rl617_1_P2 chromosome 1, CSIRO_AGI_Rlap_v1, whole genome shotgun sequence genome encodes these proteins:
- the LOC139847206 gene encoding zinc finger CCCH domain-containing protein 39-like has product MRYPFHGVNNGEGEFIPQHNGSNSQFENSNKRSRISEVNLNPQKSTPLTFPSQRPNAPHVPMNRGTTHIFYKTRMCQKFLDGMCRNGDNCTFAHGPKDLREPPPNWQEYVRDNNNKVVNGNCNWNDDQKIIHQMRICRKFYNGDECPYGDKCNFLHESPAKFKNETRESSMIHIQPVVDRGQTRPEFRQASVSIAHEVAEINTPVARADGVVQPYVGSSVATNVVHGPITKPPVITDCATDVGVQRGVGRGFSKLKGKKVKRIYGDWINDEEDELN; this is encoded by the exons ATGCGATATCCTTTTCATGGTGTCAACAATGGTGAAGGTGAATTCATCCCTCAACACAATGGCTCAAACTCCCAGTTTGAAAACTCGAACAAGAGGtctagaatttcagaagtcaatttAAACCCTCAAAAGTCTACACCTTTGACCTTCCCAAGTCAACGTCCCAACGCCCCACACGTCCCTATGAACAGAGGAACCACTCATATATTTTACAAGACTCGAATGTGTCAGAAGTTTTTAGATGGAATGTGTCGTAACGGCGATAATTGTACTTTTGCTCACGGGCCTAAAGATTTACGTGAGCCACCACCAAATTGGCAAGAATATGtgagggataataataataaagtagtaAATGGAAATTGTAATTGGAACGATGATCAGAAAATCATTCATCAAATGCGGATTTGTAGGAAGTTTTATAATGGAGATGAATGCCCGTATGGAGACAAGTGTAATTTTCTTCATGAAAGCCCTGCGAAGTTCAAGAACGAAACAAGAGAGAGTTCTATGATCCACATTCAGCCTGTGGTTGACCGTGGTCAAACTAGGCCTGAGTTTCGACAAGCTTCTGTTAGCATTGCTCATGAGGTTGCAG AGATAAATACCCCAGTTGCACGTGCGGATGGTGTTGTGCAGCCTTATGTTGGCAGTTCGGTTGCAACTAATGTGGTGCATGGTCCCATCACAAAACCTCCGGTAATTACTGATTGCGCTACTGATGTTGGTGTACAGCGAGGTGTAGGAAGGGGTTTTTCGAAGTTAAAAGGGAAGAAGGTGAAGCGCATTTATGGAGATTGGATTAATGATGAAGAGGATGAGCTGAACTAA
- the LOC139883811 gene encoding nudix hydrolase 19, chloroplastic isoform X2: MFSKLTFISKTILISPSPIRSITTSNPCYISTMSINLKSPVFAGNPIRSKTPKPTDPVSPTSALQTLKILLSGDTHIQEPSSPKFKVLPFRKGRPLTGSTGDSVKKWHLGWLNFVDFKDVLEGSEIKLCDDLLVYLGCKNKENEEEDDDDDDDDDDDGVVYWAIDVSEGFSLVEKFGSRQFCFVELRTLMVATDWADDSAMGELAIAGHARALLEWHNTSRFCGSCGEMLVPAEAGTRKQCIKDSCKKRIYPRVDPVVIMLVIDKENDRALLSKQSRFVPRMWSCLAGFLEPGESLEEAVRRETLEETGIQVGEVVYHSSQPWPVGPNSMPCQLMIGFLAYAISLEINVDKRELEDAKWHSREEVKKALTFAEYEKAQKTSAYKVDQMCKGVEKGQNLATDFNVESGELAPMFVPGPFAIAHHLISSWAYQV, translated from the exons ATGTTTTCAAAATTAACTTTTATCTCTAAAACCATTTTAATATCACCATCACCAATAAGATCAATAACCACCAGCAATCCCTGTTATATCTCCACAATGTCAATAAACCTGAAATCACCAGTTTTTGCAGGTAACCCAATAAGATCCAAAACCCCAAAACCAACCGACCCGGTTTCACCAACCTCAGCTCTTCAAACCCTAAAGATTCTTCTTTCGGGTGATACCCATATCCAAGAACCATCTTCCCCAAAATTCAAGGTCCTACCTTTTAGAAAGGGCAGACCTTTAACTGGGTCAACTGGTGATTCAGTCAAGAAATGGCATCTGGGTTGGTTGAATTTTGTTGATTTCAAGGATGTTTTGGAGGGTAGTGAGATAAAACTATGTGATGATTTGTTGGTTTATTTGGGttgtaaaaataaagaaaatgaagaagaagatgatgatgatgatgatgatgatgatgatgatggtgttgtaTATTGGGCAATTGATGTTTCTGAAGGGTTTAGTTTGGTTGAGAAATTTGGGAGTAGACAATTTTGTTTTGTAGAATTAAGGACTTTGATGGTTGCTACTGATTGGGCTGATGATAGTGCTATGGGTGAACTTGCTATAGCTGGTCAT GCCAGAGCTCTATTGGAATGGCATAATACATCTCGATTTTGTGGATCTTGTGGTGAAATGTTGGTTCCAGCCGAAGCAGGGACAAGAAAGCAATGTATAAAAGATTCTTGCAAGAAAAGAATCTACCCTCGAGTTGACCCA GTTGTCATTATGCTGGTCATAGATAAAGAGAATGATCGAGCACTTTTAAGTAAACAGTCGAGATTCGTGCCTAGAATGTGGAGTTGTCTCGCGGGCTTTCTAGAG CCAGGAGAAAGCTTAGAAGAGGCTGTGAGGAGAGAAACATTGGAGGAAACTGGCATCCAAGTTGGTGAAGTGGTCTATCATAGTTCCCAACCATGGCCCG TTGGACCTAATAGCATGCCATGCCAATTAATGATCGGGTTTTTAGCATACGCAATATCACTCGAAATAAATGTGGACAAGAGGGAGTTAGAAG ATGCAAAATGGCATAGTAGAGAAGAAGTGAAGAAAGCGTTGACATTTGCCGAATATGAAAAAGCACAAAAGACATCAGCGTACAAAGTAGATCAAATGTGCAAAGGGGTTGAGAAAGGTCAAAATCTTGCGACGGATTTTAATGTGGAAAGTGGAGAGCTCGCACCCATGTTTGTCCCTGGACCGTTTGCGATTGCTCATCATCTAATTTCTTCGTGGGCCTATCAG GTTTAA
- the LOC139883811 gene encoding nudix hydrolase 19, chloroplastic isoform X1, producing MFSKLTFISKTILISPSPIRSITTSNPCYISTMSINLKSPVFAGNPIRSKTPKPTDPVSPTSALQTLKILLSGDTHIQEPSSPKFKVLPFRKGRPLTGSTGDSVKKWHLGWLNFVDFKDVLEGSEIKLCDDLLVYLGCKNKENEEEDDDDDDDDDDDGVVYWAIDVSEGFSLVEKFGSRQFCFVELRTLMVATDWADDSAMGELAIAGHARALLEWHNTSRFCGSCGEMLVPAEAGTRKQCIKDSCKKRIYPRVDPVVIMLVIDKENDRALLSKQSRFVPRMWSCLAGFLEPGESLEEAVRRETLEETGIQVGEVVYHSSQPWPVGPNSMPCQLMIGFLAYAISLEINVDKRELEDAKWHSREEVKKALTFAEYEKAQKTSAYKVDQMCKGVEKGQNLATDFNVESGELAPMFVPGPFAIAHHLISSWAYQVSVNAIETQTRSVLSKL from the exons ATGTTTTCAAAATTAACTTTTATCTCTAAAACCATTTTAATATCACCATCACCAATAAGATCAATAACCACCAGCAATCCCTGTTATATCTCCACAATGTCAATAAACCTGAAATCACCAGTTTTTGCAGGTAACCCAATAAGATCCAAAACCCCAAAACCAACCGACCCGGTTTCACCAACCTCAGCTCTTCAAACCCTAAAGATTCTTCTTTCGGGTGATACCCATATCCAAGAACCATCTTCCCCAAAATTCAAGGTCCTACCTTTTAGAAAGGGCAGACCTTTAACTGGGTCAACTGGTGATTCAGTCAAGAAATGGCATCTGGGTTGGTTGAATTTTGTTGATTTCAAGGATGTTTTGGAGGGTAGTGAGATAAAACTATGTGATGATTTGTTGGTTTATTTGGGttgtaaaaataaagaaaatgaagaagaagatgatgatgatgatgatgatgatgatgatgatggtgttgtaTATTGGGCAATTGATGTTTCTGAAGGGTTTAGTTTGGTTGAGAAATTTGGGAGTAGACAATTTTGTTTTGTAGAATTAAGGACTTTGATGGTTGCTACTGATTGGGCTGATGATAGTGCTATGGGTGAACTTGCTATAGCTGGTCAT GCCAGAGCTCTATTGGAATGGCATAATACATCTCGATTTTGTGGATCTTGTGGTGAAATGTTGGTTCCAGCCGAAGCAGGGACAAGAAAGCAATGTATAAAAGATTCTTGCAAGAAAAGAATCTACCCTCGAGTTGACCCA GTTGTCATTATGCTGGTCATAGATAAAGAGAATGATCGAGCACTTTTAAGTAAACAGTCGAGATTCGTGCCTAGAATGTGGAGTTGTCTCGCGGGCTTTCTAGAG CCAGGAGAAAGCTTAGAAGAGGCTGTGAGGAGAGAAACATTGGAGGAAACTGGCATCCAAGTTGGTGAAGTGGTCTATCATAGTTCCCAACCATGGCCCG TTGGACCTAATAGCATGCCATGCCAATTAATGATCGGGTTTTTAGCATACGCAATATCACTCGAAATAAATGTGGACAAGAGGGAGTTAGAAG ATGCAAAATGGCATAGTAGAGAAGAAGTGAAGAAAGCGTTGACATTTGCCGAATATGAAAAAGCACAAAAGACATCAGCGTACAAAGTAGATCAAATGTGCAAAGGGGTTGAGAAAGGTCAAAATCTTGCGACGGATTTTAATGTGGAAAGTGGAGAGCTCGCACCCATGTTTGTCCCTGGACCGTTTGCGATTGCTCATCATCTAATTTCTTCGTGGGCCTATCAGGTCAGCGTAAATGCCATCGAAACACAAACGAGGAGTGTTTTATCAAAATTGTAA